A single region of the Metarhizium brunneum chromosome 6, complete sequence genome encodes:
- the MEP3 gene encoding Ammonium transporter MEP3 codes for MSYAHLGAPAVFNGTNDDIGGDSRTENLNQWYQAGDQAFIIISSCLVLLMVPGIAFLYSGLARRKSALSMLWVVMMSFSVIVFQWYFWGYSLAFGQTSNNGFIGDLKHFGLINVWATPSVGSPLIPALLFSFYEMMFCAVTAALTVGAVAERGRVIPGMVFTFFWATLVYCPLAYWVWNANGWGYKNGVLDYAGGVPVEIGSGVSALAYSWVLGRRNERMMMNFRPHNISLITLGTMFLWFGWLGFNGGSAFGANLRAVMACWNSCLTAMFAAMTWCLLDFRLAKKWSMVGWCSGTISGLVAATPASGFIDPWASIALGVVAGVCCNFGTKIKFLVRIDDSLDVFAEHGIGGMVGLIFNAFFATGKVIGLDGVNTGASGGFIDGNYKLLGWQIAAIVAASAYAFVMSAIIAKIIDVVPGLKLRASEEAELLGMDDDQHGEFSYDYVEVRRDFLAWSPPSGEPAHDGEMIEPQHGIQEHASMVRPMSVSDGPVEKKSSASSVQFDRDRAVLDNEKRE; via the exons ATGTCGTACGCCCATCTCGGGGCGCCAGCCGTGTTCAATGGCACAAACGATGATATTGGCGGCGATTCAA GGACCGAAAACCTTAACCAGTGGTATCAGGCGGGCGACCaggccttcatcatcatctcatcATGTCTCGTGCTCCTCATGGTCCCCGGCATCGCGTTCCTCTACTCTGGTCTCGCGCGGAGAAAATCAGCCCTCTCCATGCTCTGGGTCGTCATGATGTCCTTTAGCGTCATCGTATTCCAGTGGTACTTCTGGGGATACTCTCTTGCCTTTGGTCAGACGTCCAATAACGGCTTCATCGGCGACCTCAAGCACTTTGGCCTCATCAACGTCTGGGCCACGCCGTCGGTCGGATCGCCGCTCATCCCCGCGCTGCTGTTCTCCTTTTACGAGATGATGTTTTgcgccgtcaccgccgcactgaccgtcggcgccgtcgccgagaGGGGGCGCGTCATCCCCGGCATGGTCTTCACCTTCTTCTGGGCCACGCTGGTCTACTGCCCTCTTGCCTACTGGGTGTGGAACGCCAACGGCTGGGGTTACAAGAACGGCGTGCTCGACTACGCCGGCGGCGTCCCCGTCGAGATTGGGTCCGGTGTGTCGGCCCTCGCCTACTCGTGGGTGCTGGGCCGCCGCAACgagaggatgatgatgaactTCCGCCCGCACAACATCTCGCTCATCACCCTCGGCACCATGTTTCTGTGGTTCGGCTGGCTGGGCTTCAACGGCGGCTCGGCCTTTGGCGCCAACCTGCGTGCTGTCATGGCCTGCTGGAACTCGTGTCTGACCGCCATGTTTGCCGCCATGACTTGGTGCCTGCTTGATTTtaggctggccaagaagtgGTCCATGGTTGGCTGGTGCTCGGGCACGATTTCTGGCCTTGTTGCTGCTACGCCTGCCTCCGGATTCATTGACCCCTGGGCGAGCATTGCCCTGGGTGTTGTTGCTGGCGTTTGCTGCAACTTTGGCACAAAGA TCAAGTTCCTTGTTCGTATCGACGACTCTCTTGATGTCTTTGCCGAGCACGGCATTGGCGGCATGGTTGGCCTCATTTTtaacgccttcttcgccacTGGCAAGGTCATCGGCCTCGATGGCGTCAACACTGGAGCCAGCGGCGGCTTCATCGACGGCAACTACAAGCTTCTCGGGTGGCAGATTGCCGCCATCGTCGCTGCCTCTGCTTACGCCTTTGTCATGTCCGCCATTATTGCCAAGATTATCGATGTCGTCCCTGGTTTGAAGCTTCGGGCATCTGAGGAAGCTGAGCTTCTCGGTATGGATGATGACCAGCATGGCGAATTTTCATACGACTATGTTGAGGTTCGTCGGGACTTCTTGGCTTGGAGTCCCCCCAGTGGGGAGCCTGCTCATGATGGCGAAATGATTGAGCCTCAACACGGCATTCAGGAACATGCCAGCATGGTGCGTCCCATGAGTGTTTCTGACGGTCCTGTTGAGAAGAAGTCGTCTGCTTCATCTGTGCAGTTTGATAGAGACCGCGCGGTATTGGACAATGAGAAGAGAGAGTAG
- the GUN1 gene encoding Endoglucanase E1, protein MRGGLRLSGPYSGDAAWAANRFPRDGHGDRWNEPEPERPFFSLPATRAAARIEAPGIGQGGDGGIVWMKQKQRAWPLWRFVSRRPRRWIFLGVVLLLGCFVGYFYRSEVAISAVWIPDMESVSFGKKPLPPPLERTQITNYTLPLVTKGRHIVDAEGRRFKLASINWYGASDELFVPGGLDVQHRKVIAQTIKKLGFNSVRLPYADELVSKNPVIDARLVRANADLVGLRALDILEAVATTLTEQGIAVIVNNHITRATWCCGANPCDAAWANDHLLGICKVTQSEDEWIRNWETVMTRFTNDPLVIGVDLRNEVRGLWGTMPWHKWAEAAERCGNRLLAMNPDWLVVVEGTESANDLRGARKRPVSLDIANKLVYSAHVYAWSGWGSLGGRFSKRTYESFRESMRGHWGYLLEEGVAPVWVGEIGAPRLPASVGDVRYWKNLWRYLGEVDADFGYWALNPRKPKGNESEGYSLVEDDWVGVVLDYRMMSMVEAMRRE, encoded by the coding sequence ATGAGAGGAGGTTTAAGGCTATCCGGGCCGTATTCTGGCGatgcggcgtgggcggcaAACCGATTTCCCcgagatggccatggcgacagATGGAAcgagccggagccggagcgACCATTCTTCTCGTTGCCTGCAACCAGAGCCGCGGCGAGGATTGAAGCGCCAGGTATTGGCCAAGGTGGTGACGGCGGCATTGTGTGGATGAAACAGAAGCAGAGGGCGTGGCCACTATGGCGATTTGTGTCACGGAGACCACGAAGATGGATATTCTTGGGTGTAGTCCTCCTCCTGGGCTGCTTTGTTGGGTACTTTTACAGGTCAGAGGTGGCTATAAGTGCGGTTTGGATcccggacatggagtcagTATCGTTTGGCAAGAAACCGTTACCGCCACCCCTGGAACGCACCCAGATTACAAACTACACGTTGCCTCTTGTCACCAAGGGTCGGCATATCGTTGACGCAGAGGGGAGGAGGTTCAAGCTGGCGTCGATAAATTGGTACGGCGCAAGCGATGAGCTGTTCGTCCCGGGAGGGCTGGACGTGCAGCACCGCAAAGTGATTGCCCAAACAATCAAGAAACTGGGCTTTAACAGCGTCCGACTTCCCTACGCAGATGAGCTGGTTTCCAAAAACCCAGTCATCGACGCCAGGTTGGTCAGGGCGAACGCGGACCTCGTGGGACTCAGGGCGCTGGATAtcctcgaggccgtcgcGACAACGCTAACGGAGCAAGGTATCGCCGTGATTGTCAATAATCACATTACGAGGGCGACGTGGTGCTGCGGTGCGAACCCATGCGACGCGGCGTGGGCGAATGACCATCTCCTGGGCATTTGCAAGGTGACACAATCTGAGGATGAGTGGATACGGAACTGGGAGACGGTCATGACGAGATTCACCAACGATCCGCTCGTCATTGGCGTTGATCTACGCAACGAGGTGCGAGGCCTCTGGGGCACGATGCCGTGGCACAAGTGGGCAGAGGCGGCAGAGCGCTGTGGGAATCGCTTGCTGGCCATGAATCCGGACTGGCTCGTGGTGGTGGAAGGGACCGAGTCTGCAAACGACTTGCGCGGGGCGCGGAAGCGGCCAGTGAGTCTGGACATTGCGAACAAGCTCGTGTACTCGGCGCATGTGTACGCCTGGTCGGGATGGGGGAGTCTGGGAGGTCGCTTCTCCAAGAGGACATATGAGTCGTTTCGTGAGAGCATGCGCGGGCACTGGGGGTATCTGCTCGAGGAGGGCGTGGCGCCCGTCTGGGTGGGCGAGATTGGCGCGCCGAGGCTGCCGGCGAGTGTGGGCGACGTGCGATATTGGAAGAACTTGTGGAGGTACTTGGGCGAGGTGGACGCGGATTTTGGCTATTGGGCGTTGAATCCGAGGAAGCCCAAGGGGAACGAGAGCGAGGGCTATTCGTTGGTGGAGGACGACTGGGTTGGTGTCGTGCTTGATTATCGGATGATGAGCATGGTGGAGGCTATGAGGAGGGAGTGA
- the phyA_1 gene encoding 3-phytase A, with translation MAPVTRPKQPGNESGGYRPVYQDDDRDGSEGGVGDGDASPSDGGHIGQGRDARGTFREGGFLSRPSRSENRFRVATFVLAALLVILVGVNAFMALPFAFKGRNDSCPCRPKDVPQYFQTSPELWAGPTPTGKPAFMAQTRTFDPTATYVPNEPLQTSIPIEGMGSGNESIFKLMGYLSPYTPSPGFGVDEFPLPAGAEILQLQMLSRHGSRYPTTGSSVAQLGQKIANASEIFSPRGQLSFLRDWKYQLGAEILVPKGREELFQSGVLHSYMYGSLYNPNSKIIVRTTTQDRMLKSAENWMAGFFGLEWPRNATIEVIIEQKGFNNSLAGSLNCPNANAKSSGNEAVHTWIHEYLKEAQTRFQSMTEGFTWTIEDVYAAQTMCPYETVAYGFSKFCDLFTYKEWRDFGYSTDLFFSAISGFHSPTGRAVGLGYQQETMARLKNHTLGYSGSQINVTLDNNTETFPLNQSLYFDFSHDTNIVSILTAFGLRQFAEELPAKDYPGDHNFTVSHVTPFGARLDMEIIQTPKPLSPNRDGYLRGGKTKYIHFILNQRTLPLGKSFPECDASRRDGWCELDAFIKVQDGMAARANFDHACFGDYPAVKYGEATDGVPP, from the exons ATGGCGCCTGTAACGCGGCCCAAACAGCCAGGGAATGAATCAGGGGGGTACCGGCCAGTATATCAAGACGACGACCGTGACGGATCGGAGGGTGGTgtcggtgatggtgatgcttcCCCCAGTGACGGCGGCCATATTGGACAAGGTCGGGATGCTCGAGGGACATTTCGGGAAGGGGGTTTCCTCTCGCGGCCTTCGCGATCTGAGAATCGCTTCCGGGTTGCAACGTTCGTTCTTGCCGCGCTGCTGGTTATTTTAGTTGGGGTCAACGCCTTCATGGCGCTGCCCTTCGCCTTCAAGGGAAGGAACGACTCTTGTCCCTGCCGTCCCAAAGATGTACCTCAGTACTTTCAGACTTCACCTGAATTATGGGCCGGTCCTACGCCAACAGGAAAACCTGCTTTCATGGCACAGACACGAACTTTCGACCCAACCGCTACCTATGTGCCAAATGAGCCATTACAGACCTCCATTCCTATCGAGGGAATGGGCTCGGGGAATGAGAGTATCTTCAAGCTTATGGGCTACTTATCCCCCTACACACCTTCTCCAGGATTTGGCGTGGACGAGTTTCCACTTCCTGCTGGCGCAGAGATTCTTCAACTTCAGATGCTCTCTCGTCATGGATCGCGATATCCTACGACAGGATCCTCGGTTGCCCAGCTTGGGCAGAAGATTGCCAATGCCTCAGAGATATTCAGTCCAAGAGGCCAACTCTCGTTTCTCAGGGACTGGAAATACCAACTCGGTGCCGAAATCCTTGTGCCCAAGGGTCGCGAGGAGCTCTTCCAATCAG GTGTTTTACACAGCTACATGTACGGAAGTCTGTATAACCCGAACAGCAAGATTATCGTTCGCACAACT ACGCAAGACAGAATGCTCAAGTCTGCCGAGAATTGGATGGCTGGGTTTTTCGGACTGGAGTG GCCCAGAAATGCTACCATTGAAGTCATCATAGAACAGAAGGGATTCAACAATTCGTTGGCCGGGTCTTTAAACTGCCCGaacgccaacgccaaatCTTCAGGAAACGAAGCTGTCCATACATGGATACACGAGTACCTCAAAGAAG CCCAGACACGATTCCAGTCAATGACAGAAGGGTTTACATGGACTATTGAAGATGTTTATGCTGCTCAGACCATGTGCCCATATGAAACTGTTGCCTATGGCTTCAGCAAATTTTGCGACCTCTTTACGTATAAGGAGTGGCGAGACTTTGGATATTCTACTGATCTATTTTTTTCTGCTATAAGCGGATTCCACAGCCCAACGGGG AGAGCTGTTGGCCTCGGCTATCAGCAAGAAACCATGGCCCGACTTAAAAATCATACTCTGGGATACTCTGGCTCACAGATCAACGTCACACTCGACAATAATACGGAAACATTTCCCTTGAACCAGAGCCTCTACTTCGACTTTTCACATGATACTAATATAGTGTCAATTTTGACAGCCTTTGGACTCAGGCAATTTGCCGAGGAGCTGCCTGCCAAGGACTATCCCGGAGACCACAACTTCACCGTCTCACATGTGACGCCCTTTGGGGCACGACTCGACATGGAAATCATTCAAACTCCCAAGCCGCTGTCTCCGAATCGAGATGGCTATCTCCGTGGCGGGAAGACAAAGTATATCCACTTTATCCTGAATCAGCGGACGCTACCCTTGGGCAAGAGCTTCCCAGAATGTGATGCCAGCAGGAGGGACGGGTGGTGCGAGTTAGACGCATTCATTAAAGTTCAAGACGGcatggcagccagggccaacTTTGATCACGCTTGCTTCGGAGATTACCCTGCTGTAAAATATGGAGAGGCGACTGACGGTGTTCCGCCGTAA